Proteins from a genomic interval of Symmachiella macrocystis:
- a CDS encoding sigma-70 family RNA polymerase sigma factor: MSMVLVASRTKTAQRSSQSACAKKSVSPEQREEVLQLLQEEIAYIHNGEFEHLDIDTIEQLVQEAGIHRRQPSSETTIPDGLPAYLANLYTIPLLTAEGEAALFRKMNYLKYRANLCRVALDPDRPQRKLTQNLRRFLEAADGVRNLLAESNLRLVVSIARRFAGPRFSFEELVSEGNMILMKAIEKFDYSRGYRFSTYATHSVQRHFFRHFRNAKRRNTHEVAMADEYLNELSDNSEQESDKFEFSDAQVGEILAQLDEQLDEREQYIIQERFGIGPSGTARTLQSLSQELHVSKERVRQLHHKAIAKLRKGLDRLFPDMMSV; encoded by the coding sequence ATGTCCATGGTACTGGTTGCAAGTCGAACAAAAACTGCACAACGGTCGAGTCAATCCGCCTGTGCGAAAAAATCCGTCAGCCCCGAGCAACGCGAAGAAGTACTGCAGCTTCTGCAGGAGGAAATTGCCTATATCCATAATGGGGAATTCGAGCATCTAGACATCGACACTATTGAACAGTTAGTGCAGGAGGCGGGAATACATCGCCGACAGCCGTCGTCGGAAACAACGATTCCGGACGGGCTTCCCGCTTATTTGGCAAACCTCTACACCATTCCGTTATTAACGGCTGAGGGAGAAGCGGCGTTGTTTCGCAAGATGAACTACTTGAAATACCGCGCGAATTTGTGTCGTGTCGCGCTCGACCCGGATCGACCGCAACGCAAGTTGACTCAAAATTTACGTCGGTTCTTGGAAGCGGCCGACGGTGTGCGCAATTTGCTAGCGGAATCTAATCTGCGATTGGTCGTCTCGATCGCACGTCGCTTTGCTGGCCCCCGGTTTTCCTTTGAAGAGCTAGTCAGTGAAGGAAACATGATTTTGATGAAAGCGATTGAGAAGTTTGACTACTCCCGCGGATACCGATTCAGCACCTATGCCACGCATTCCGTGCAGCGGCACTTCTTCCGTCATTTTCGCAATGCCAAACGTCGAAATACGCATGAAGTGGCCATGGCGGATGAGTATCTCAATGAATTGTCCGACAATAGCGAGCAAGAATCCGACAAATTCGAATTCAGCGATGCCCAGGTCGGTGAGATTCTGGCTCAACTCGACGAGCAGTTGGATGAGCGCGAACAGTATATTATCCAGGAACGATTCGGCATCGGCCCGTCGGGAACCGCGCGGACGCTGCAAAGCTTGTCGCAAGAATTACACGTCAGCAAGGAACGGGTCCGCCAATTGCATCACAAGGCAATCGCGAAGTTGCGAAAAGGCTTGGACCGACTGTTCCCGGACATGATGAGCGTATGA
- the nusG gene encoding transcription termination/antitermination protein NusG — translation MPILAQEPELYPDNLFDAIQVDTAQDRQWFAVHTRPRSEKTLARRLARDDIWFHLPVQQHQYRTPKGRKCTSYLPLFPSYLFIYGDHTDRFRAMLTDRIIRILEVPDGEQLTFDLRQVQQALESGATVRPQSKLIPGAQVRVTSGPFENLEGRIVKRQTGDVLLVAVHYLQQGITISLEDCQIEAI, via the coding sequence ATGCCCATCCTTGCCCAAGAACCTGAACTCTATCCGGACAATTTGTTCGATGCGATTCAGGTGGATACTGCGCAGGATCGGCAGTGGTTTGCAGTGCATACGCGTCCGCGCAGTGAGAAGACTCTCGCGCGGCGGCTGGCTCGGGACGACATCTGGTTTCACCTGCCGGTGCAACAGCACCAGTACCGCACCCCCAAGGGGCGCAAGTGCACGTCGTATCTGCCGTTGTTTCCTAGTTATCTGTTCATCTATGGGGATCATACGGACCGGTTTCGCGCGATGCTAACCGACCGCATCATCCGCATTCTGGAAGTTCCCGACGGCGAGCAGTTGACGTTTGATTTGCGTCAAGTGCAGCAGGCACTGGAATCGGGCGCCACCGTGCGTCCGCAATCCAAACTGATTCCCGGCGCGCAGGTCCGCGTGACCAGCGGCCCGTTCGAGAACCTCGAAGGCCGTATCGTCAAACGCCAAACCGGCGACGTGCTGTTAGTCGCCGTGCATTACCTGC
- a CDS encoding polysaccharide deacetylase family protein encodes MSRPFSPAVVNAPEEERVVFLIGAPRSRPSVFSPRYMWNRGVAATVSRQKLMLNGPPESRIAALTFDDGPHAEHTPAILKVLAAHRLRATFFVTGEKAKRFPDLVALIAQKGHVIGQRGYYQQGSAPKTEQELVEELLMTEHWIRKVTGESPRLYRPAQAKPSMSHMRELWRRNQTVVLWNHDPSDADSPSPAKLSLTLANNPIRGGDIVRLHATAPHTAAALDKMIPGAKRCGMEFGTPLAWLDSPSQSPADIHAGP; translated from the coding sequence GTGTCGCGACCCTTTTCCCCGGCTGTGGTCAATGCCCCCGAGGAGGAACGCGTCGTGTTTTTGATTGGTGCCCCGCGAAGCCGTCCGTCGGTGTTTTCACCGCGCTACATGTGGAATCGCGGTGTGGCTGCCACCGTTTCTCGGCAAAAACTTATGCTCAACGGCCCGCCCGAAAGTCGGATTGCTGCACTGACGTTCGATGACGGCCCGCACGCCGAACACACGCCGGCAATTCTTAAGGTGCTCGCCGCGCACCGACTTCGTGCGACGTTTTTCGTCACTGGTGAAAAAGCTAAACGCTTTCCCGATCTGGTGGCCCTCATCGCCCAGAAAGGGCACGTGATTGGCCAACGTGGCTATTATCAACAGGGCTCCGCCCCCAAGACCGAGCAGGAATTGGTGGAAGAGTTGTTGATGACCGAACATTGGATTCGCAAGGTCACGGGCGAGTCGCCCCGGTTGTACCGACCCGCGCAAGCCAAGCCGTCGATGTCGCACATGCGGGAACTGTGGCGACGAAATCAGACGGTCGTGCTTTGGAACCATGATCCGAGCGACGCGGATTCTCCTTCCCCTGCAAAATTGTCCTTAACGCTGGCGAACAACCCCATCCGAGGGGGAGACATCGTGCGGCTGCATGCCACCGCACCCCACACAGCGGCAGCATTGGACAAGATGATTCCCGGTGCCAAACGCTGCGGCATGGAGTTTGGCACTCCATTGGCTTGGCTCGATTCCCCATCCCAATCCCCAGCAGATATTCACGCCGGCCCCTGA
- a CDS encoding B12-binding domain-containing protein, with protein sequence MAREVNTMSELVSPKQVARAIGVSESSLKRWCDRGLIETIRTAGGHRKLAISSVLEFIKTSGLNIADPAVLGLPASTGQGPRTLNAAQRQLIKSLVADDEQACRQVVFDLVLANHKFSSIGDAVIAPAFAEIGEKWDCGEVEVYQERHSCEMCLRVLHELRATLPAVDPDAPLAMGGALAGDHYSLSTTLVELVLRENGWNAETLGNNLPAETLVHAIEQKRPKLFWISASHIADTPQFLLDVEQIYATAQANGAALAIGGRAMTEELRKQMTAHAFCDTLGHLESFASTLRPAST encoded by the coding sequence ATGGCGCGGGAAGTGAATACGATGAGCGAACTGGTTTCACCGAAACAGGTTGCACGCGCGATTGGCGTGAGCGAATCCTCTTTGAAACGCTGGTGCGACCGGGGTCTGATTGAGACGATTCGCACTGCAGGCGGGCACCGAAAACTGGCGATTAGTAGTGTCCTGGAATTTATTAAAACTTCTGGACTCAATATCGCTGATCCAGCGGTTCTGGGACTGCCTGCTTCAACTGGACAAGGCCCCAGGACGTTGAATGCGGCGCAGCGACAACTCATCAAATCGTTGGTCGCAGATGACGAACAGGCTTGTCGACAGGTCGTTTTTGATCTCGTCTTAGCGAATCACAAATTCAGCAGCATTGGCGACGCAGTGATCGCACCGGCGTTTGCCGAGATTGGTGAGAAGTGGGACTGTGGCGAAGTCGAGGTTTACCAGGAGCGCCATTCTTGCGAAATGTGCCTGCGTGTTTTGCACGAGTTGCGGGCGACATTGCCTGCGGTGGATCCAGACGCTCCACTAGCGATGGGAGGTGCCTTAGCGGGCGATCATTACTCATTGTCGACCACCTTAGTGGAGTTGGTTCTCCGCGAAAATGGCTGGAACGCCGAGACGCTTGGCAACAACCTCCCTGCCGAGACGCTGGTGCATGCAATTGAGCAAAAGCGACCGAAGTTATTTTGGATTAGTGCTTCTCACATTGCGGACACACCGCAATTCTTGCTGGATGTCGAACAGATCTATGCGACAGCACAGGCAAACGGAGCGGCTTTAGCAATTGGCGGTCGGGCGATGACCGAAGAGTTGCGAAAACAGATGACGGCCCATGCATTTTGCGACACGCTGGGACATCTGGAATCGTTCGCATCGACACTCCGGCCGGCATCAACTTAA
- a CDS encoding SDR family oxidoreductase gives MAKYLVTGGAGFIGSHIAERLVKRGDKVRVYDNLSTGTTENFAHLGDAVEFVEGDLQDVDKMAAAVEGIDVVFHQGALASVPRSIDRPLDTHDACVTGTVVLLDSCRKAGVRRVVYAASSSAYGDSPIMPKAEAHLPGPLSPYAAAKLAGELYCQAFANSYDLETVRIRYFNVFGPRQDPNSPYSAVIPLFVAALLRGERPTIYGDGEQSRDFTFVGNVADANLLAAEAAAEKVSGNVYNVACGGSLSVNDLLRAICDSLNKPFDPIYAPARTGDVKNSWADISAAQRDLGYNPEIDFETGLKETIDYYVSLATTANA, from the coding sequence GTGGCAAAATATTTGGTGACCGGCGGTGCGGGATTCATTGGCTCACATATTGCCGAGCGATTGGTCAAACGGGGCGATAAGGTGCGGGTCTACGACAATCTCAGCACGGGGACGACCGAAAACTTCGCGCATCTGGGCGATGCCGTGGAATTCGTCGAAGGGGACCTGCAGGACGTCGACAAGATGGCGGCGGCGGTCGAGGGGATCGATGTGGTGTTTCATCAAGGCGCCTTGGCGTCGGTGCCTCGAAGCATTGACCGTCCGCTTGATACGCACGATGCCTGTGTCACCGGCACGGTGGTTCTGCTCGATAGCTGTCGTAAGGCGGGTGTGCGGCGCGTGGTTTATGCCGCCTCCAGCAGCGCCTACGGAGACTCGCCGATCATGCCCAAAGCCGAGGCGCATTTGCCCGGACCGCTCTCGCCGTATGCCGCTGCGAAACTGGCCGGCGAATTGTATTGCCAAGCCTTCGCCAATTCGTACGACCTGGAGACGGTGCGGATTCGCTACTTCAATGTCTTCGGTCCCCGCCAGGATCCGAACAGTCCGTACTCAGCCGTTATCCCGCTGTTTGTCGCCGCACTGTTGCGCGGCGAACGTCCCACTATTTACGGCGACGGCGAACAATCTCGCGACTTTACGTTTGTCGGCAACGTCGCGGACGCCAACCTATTGGCAGCTGAGGCCGCAGCGGAAAAAGTTTCAGGCAACGTCTACAACGTCGCCTGCGGTGGCAGTTTGAGTGTCAATGACCTCTTGCGGGCCATCTGCGATTCGCTGAATAAACCATTCGATCCGATCTATGCTCCGGCGCGCACGGGAGACGTCAAGAACTCCTGGGCCGACATCTCCGCTGCCCAACGCGATTTAGGCTACAACCCAGAAATCGATTTCGAGACCGGGCTGAAGGAAACAATTGACTACTACGTGAGCTTGGCTACGACAGCCAACGCGTGA